The Chiroxiphia lanceolata isolate bChiLan1 chromosome 4, bChiLan1.pri, whole genome shotgun sequence genome contains a region encoding:
- the UBE2D3 gene encoding ubiquitin-conjugating enzyme E2 D3 isoform X1: MALKRINKELSDLARDPPAQCSAGPVGDDMFHWQATIMGPNDSPYQGGVFFLTIHFPTDYPFKPPKVAFTTRIYHPNINSNGSICLDILRSQWSPALTISKVLLSICSLLCDPNPDDPLVPEIARIYKTDRDKYNRISREWTQKYAM; the protein is encoded by the exons GAACTTAGTGACTTAGCCCGTGATCCTCCAGCACAGTGTTCAGCAGGTCCCGTTGGAGATGACA tgTTTCATTGGCAAGCCACAATTATGGGACCT AACGACAGTCCATATCAGGGTGGTGTATTCTTCTTGACAATTCACTTTCCTACAGACTACCCATTCAAACCACCTAAG GTTGCATTTACAACAAGAATCTATCATCCAAATATTAACAGTAATGGCAGCATTTGTCTTGATATTCTCAGATCACAGTGGTCTCCTGCTTTAACTATTTCTAAAG ttcTCTTATCCATTTGTTCACTGTTATGTGATCCAAATCCAGATGACCCACTAGTGCCAGAGATTGCACGTATCTATAAAACAGACAGAGACAA gtaCAACAGAATATCTCGGGAATGGACTCAGAAGTATGCCATGTGA
- the UBE2D3 gene encoding ubiquitin-conjugating enzyme E2 D3 isoform X2 has protein sequence MFHWQATIMGPNDSPYQGGVFFLTIHFPTDYPFKPPKVAFTTRIYHPNINSNGSICLDILRSQWSPALTISKVLLSICSLLCDPNPDDPLVPEIARIYKTDRDKYNRLAREWTEKYAML, from the exons A tgTTTCATTGGCAAGCCACAATTATGGGACCT AACGACAGTCCATATCAGGGTGGTGTATTCTTCTTGACAATTCACTTTCCTACAGACTACCCATTCAAACCACCTAAG GTTGCATTTACAACAAGAATCTATCATCCAAATATTAACAGTAATGGCAGCATTTGTCTTGATATTCTCAGATCACAGTGGTCTCCTGCTTTAACTATTTCTAAAG ttcTCTTATCCATTTGTTCACTGTTATGTGATCCAAATCCAGATGACCCACTAGTGCCAGAGATTGCACGTATCTATAAAACAGACAGAGACAA GTACAATAGGTTAGCAAGAGAGTGGACAGAGAAATACGCTATGCTGTAG